GTACGACGAGCTGCGGGAAGCCGGGTACGTGGACCCGGAGATGCCCTGGGCGCCGCTGACCCGGCGGGTGTGGAGCGTGCGCGACGGGGAGGCCGTTCACGGCCGGGTCGTCGGCGAGCAGCCGTTCCCCTTCCGGGCGTACAGCTGGGGCTCGTTGTGGAGCGAACTGCGGCGCCGGGTGCCCGATGCGGTGTCCTACCGGTCCGGGGCCGTCGTCACCGCCGTCGAACCGGACGCCGACGGGGCGACGTTGCGGCTTGCGGACGGGTACGAGGAGCACTTCGACCTCGTGATCGGCGCCGACGGATACCGCTCCGTCGTGCGCGAGGCGATGTTCCCCGGCGCGGACGCCACGTACGCCGGATACATCGGCTGGCGCGGCACGTCGCCGGACGTCGCGGACCTTCCGTCGGACGGCGACGACGCGCACAACATCGTCTTCCCCGGCGGCCATTGCATGATCTACCGCATCCCGGACGGCGTCGGCGGGCACCGGCTCAACTGGGTGCTCTACACCGCACCCCCGCAGACCGACGGCCTCCACCCGGACCTGCGGACCCCCACCTCCCTGCCGCCCGGCCGCCTCAACTCCGAACTCACCGCGCACCTGCGCGCCCTGGTCGCCGACAACTTCCCGCCGTACTGGGCGGCCCGCGTGCTCCGCACCCCCGCCGAGACCACCTTCATCCAGCCCATCTACGACCTGGAGGTGCCGCACTACACCGCGGGCCGCCTGGTGCTCGTCGGCGACGCCGCCAGCGTCGCCCGGCCGCACATCGGCGGCGGCAGCGTGAAGGCGCTCCAGGACGCCACGGCGCTGGAGGCCGCCTGGGCGGCCGGGGGGAGCTGGAAGGAGGTCCTGGAGGGCTACGACGAACGGCGCGGAGCCGTCGGGGCCGCCATGGTCGCCCTCGCCCGCCGGATGGGTGCCGCGCAGGTCGAGGACACCCCCGACTGGACCGCCATGGATCAGGCGGGGTTCGACGCGTGGTGGCAGGCGCAGAACAGCGGATCCGACCGGCGCAGCGGCTTCGGCGGGCACAGCATGAAGGCCGGGTAGAGGCGGCGGGTGGGGACATCGGGGCGGGCCGCGCGGAGTGTCGTCCCCGCTGCCGTCTCCGCCGGCCCCGCGCTCGTACCGCGATTGTTCTTGCTGCTTGCTTCCTAGGCTCCCGTCGCCGTCAGTTCCAGCGCCGCGTGCAGCGCCGTCGCGTCGGCGCGGGCGTCCTCCCCGGACTGGCGCAGCGTCGTCCGCCCCGAGGTGAGGACCGTGAGCGTGCGGGCGGACGCGGCGGCCTGGGCGGGGCTGGGGGAGACCAGGAGGACGGCGATGCCCTCGGCCGCCAGCGTGGTCACCAACGTGTCGATCTGCCGCACCAGTACGGGTGCGAGGCCCTCCGTCGGCTCGTCGAGCAGCAGCACCCGCGGTGAGCCGAGCAGCGCGCGGGCCAGCGCCAGCATCTGCTGTTCGCCGCCGGACAGATCCGTACCCCGGTTGCCCCGGCGCTCGCCCAGCCGGGGCAGCAGCTCCAGGACCCGGGCGGGGGTCCACACACTGGGGCGGGTGGTGTCGCCCCGGCGCGGCGGACGGTAGGACAGCCGCAGGTGCTCGTCGACCGTGAGCCCGGCGAACACCCGGCGGCCCTGCGGTACGAGACCGATCCCCGCCCGGGCGATCCGGTGGGCCGGCTGCCCGGTCACGTCGCGGCCGTCCACGCGTACGGATCCGGCGCTCGGCCGCATCAGCCCGGCGACGGTGTGGACGAGCGTCGTCTTGCCCGCGCCGTTGTGGCCGACCACGGCGTGGACCGTACCGGCGGGCACCGACAGGTCGAGGCCGTGGAGGACGGTGCCGCCGTGGTAGCCCGCGGTCAGTCCGGTGAGTTCGAGCATCGGGGGGCGGTCATCCTCTCGCGTCGGTGGGGGACGGGCAGACGGTCGGGATCGCCTCGGCCCGGGCGGC
The nucleotide sequence above comes from Streptomyces sp. NBC_01116. Encoded proteins:
- a CDS encoding FAD-dependent monooxygenase — protein: MRGGSVAVVGGSIAGCAAALAASRGGAERVTVLERADDRLRDRGVGIALHSDRYDELREAGYVDPEMPWAPLTRRVWSVRDGEAVHGRVVGEQPFPFRAYSWGSLWSELRRRVPDAVSYRSGAVVTAVEPDADGATLRLADGYEEHFDLVIGADGYRSVVREAMFPGADATYAGYIGWRGTSPDVADLPSDGDDAHNIVFPGGHCMIYRIPDGVGGHRLNWVLYTAPPQTDGLHPDLRTPTSLPPGRLNSELTAHLRALVADNFPPYWAARVLRTPAETTFIQPIYDLEVPHYTAGRLVLVGDAASVARPHIGGGSVKALQDATALEAAWAAGGSWKEVLEGYDERRGAVGAAMVALARRMGAAQVEDTPDWTAMDQAGFDAWWQAQNSGSDRRSGFGGHSMKAG
- a CDS encoding ABC transporter ATP-binding protein, producing the protein MLELTGLTAGYHGGTVLHGLDLSVPAGTVHAVVGHNGAGKTTLVHTVAGLMRPSAGSVRVDGRDVTGQPAHRIARAGIGLVPQGRRVFAGLTVDEHLRLSYRPPRRGDTTRPSVWTPARVLELLPRLGERRGNRGTDLSGGEQQMLALARALLGSPRVLLLDEPTEGLAPVLVRQIDTLVTTLAAEGIAVLLVSPSPAQAAASARTLTVLTSGRTTLRQSGEDARADATALHAALELTATGA